The nucleotide window AGGTCAACCAGGAGAAGCCTCTCGCCACATACCACCAACCATGGCTTGAAATGGTGGCCAGTAACCATGTCCCCTCCCCTCACAACTGCTACTTCATGCATGGCAAGTTGAGGTAAAAATTGCATAATGTGGATCCTCTGAAGAAAGCCGATGGCAAACATCTGACCTTTGAAGAACACGATCTGAAGGATGCGAGCACCACCAGAAGCAAATGGCTGCTCAACCCATGAGTGTGTTCCAGACTTCCACTGGATCATAGAGGTGTTCGAACAAAGGAGAAGACACGAGTTGGACGAATTGAGCGGAGTTGTGAGAATCCCATAATAGTAGTTCCCAAAGTTATTGCCAGGTCGGAGTTTGGGAGATTTCGTTTTAGTGCCAGTGTACGCATTGACAAGTAGGCAATGCGTCTGATCAAAGAATATATACCCGTATGAGGAACCTAAATAGTGCGCTGAACTTGGAGCATTTCGCGGGGCCAAACAACGAGGGGGCAAAGCTGTCCTGGAAGGATCAACAAGCTGCCATTTGCATTTCGACAAAAGGATGCGCGTGGCACTGTCCTGCTGTCGACGAGCATGACGGGCATCGGGTTTGACCAACTAGATTTATTGAGAAAATAATCAAGCTTCATGAATTTTTATGGCTACGACAAGCCACATCAGAGTTGAACAACGTTGAGCTCATCGTCTAGCCTGGTACGGGATCTCAATTTGAAAATACAACATAATTAACTAGATAAACTTGAGATGAAATCAGAAGTACCAAACGCAGTTGGACAAAGACACGAGCAACAGAGAAGCTGGGGTAATCCAGGGTGCACGTGCAGACCTAGTAGGGCTGAGACCagcgggcggcgccggcggtgAGTGATCCACCTCCGTGTACTCTTCCGTGGCTGCTGCCGGCCATGGTCACCTGTTTGTACGTGCAACCTCGAACGCGTGCGTACGTGTGTTCTTCTTATCGGATGAGGGGCCGGCCGGCCGGCGAGGAGAGTAGTTAATTAAGCTAAGGCCGGCGGTGCTTGTCGCGTGGATGAGTTCGTTGGCTGGAGCTAGCCTTAGACGTGGTGCCCGAGGTAGGAGGACAGAGAACATCCACTAGTGGGGGAATCGAGGGGATCGTCGACTACTCACTCAGCTTTTTGCCGACTCCCTCGCAACGCGTTTTTATTTTGGCTCCCGATTTCCAAACTTCTATATATTTTAAGGAAAACGCTTGCCTTCTACCGGCGGATCACACACAAGCATCCACCGGCTCGTCCATACGATGCGTGTCCTGAGGGAGCcgtctttttttctttctttcggTTAAGTGGCCGTTGCTCGCTGCTCAATGTCCACTATGATGAGTTTCTGCAGCAAGGTCTCTGTTGTAGTAAAACTAGCAACAAGACCTCTGTTTCAGAAAAAATAAATTTGCAATGAGACCTTTGTTGCAAAAAAAAATTACAACAAGACATCTGttgcaaaaaataataataaaacaaGACCTCTGTTGTAAAAGAAATAGCTTGCAAAAATTTCTGCAACATGACTCGTGTTGCAGAAATTTCCCGCAACACGACCTGTGTTGCAATGATAAATTGGTGACGCTCGGTCGCCCAATTCATCGGATCAGATGGCTCGCGAGGCGGCGGATCGATCCGCCGGCTGACGCGTAGCAGCGTCCATCTTttaaacaaaaaataaaattatGTTATGTTTTCATATATGTGCTTCTCGTGACCAGTGTTTTCAAATAAGATACATTTTGAATATATTTTGATGTCTTTGAAAAAATATTTCtaagcaaggagatcgaaaatcgcacgGGAATGAGCAAGAACATAGGTTTGAATGCAATGGTGTTTTTTCCTGAGGTAGGAAAAGGCAATGAGTGGCTGGAATAAGTGAGGGCCCCCTGTGGAATCCACAAGCTCACTAGGCGCCTTCCTTCGGAACAACTAGAGCGTCCAAGGCACTCAGCCATGCATGGATCACTTAAGTTCTAGATCCAATCCAAGGTCTTTTGCAATTCTCGATGAGGAATAAATATTTACATAATATAGTTTTTATTATATGAGTTTTCCAAATCCATATACATATTGAAGATTTCATCATTACCTTTTGACTCTTCATGATTTTCCACAACAATTGGGTCAACGTCTTCCGATGTCCCAGCATCAATATTTGTGCGCACACTCGTGCTGGGTCCTGGACGTGTCCAACATCATTCAGGTGTCCTTCAATCCTAGAATAAATGTTAACATGAAGTTGGCTTGCATTTACTATATGAGGATTCCTCATTCCCCTCTGGCTCCATTGAGCGCTACAAGGTCGCCTGGTTGCAAAAGGTTTCAAATAACGTCATGGTCTTGATTATGATGATACTTTTAGTCCAGTTGTCAAGCCCACCATCATTCACCTCTGGCTATCCTTGGCAGTTACTCGTGGTTGGTCGCTCCGATAGTTGGATGTCCAGaatgcctttcttcatggtgtgtTAGAGGAGGAAGTTTACATGAGGCAGCCACCTGGTTTTGTTGATCCAGATCATCCTCATCACCTTTGTCACTTGCATAAAGCACTTTATGGTCTGAAGCAGGCTCCGCGTGCTTGACATGCTCATCTTGCGACCACTCTACATGTTCATGGGTTTGTTCCCTCAACGGCAGATACATCATTGTTTCTCTTCCAGCGTTCAAATGTCATCATATATCTTCTGGTTTATATTGATGACATCATTCTTGTCAGTTCCTCCGTGCCTGCTGCCGATCGTCTTCTGACGGCTCTTCATTCTGATTTTGCGATTAACGATCTTGGGAAGCTTCACTTCTTTCTCGTTTTGGAGGTTGCTCACACTTCTGATGAACTATATCTCACTCAAAAGAAGTATTATTTGGATCTTTTGCAGCCTGCTGGTATGCTCAAATGCAAATTCTCTTCCACAGCCATATCTGCTACAGACAAGCTTTCTCCTATTTATGGCAATCCTCTATCTCCTGATGATGCCACTAAGTACCGTAGTCTTGTTGGTGGCCTGCAGTATCTCACTATCACCCGACCAGATATTGCCTTCGCGGTTAATCGTGTTTGCCAGTACCTACATGCACCTTAGGATTCACATCGGTCTACTATCAAGCGCATTCTTTGATATGTTCGCTTGAGAGTCTCTTATGGATTACATCTCCAGCCTGCTTCCTCTGGTGTTCTATCAACTTTTTCAGACGCGGATTGGGCAGGCAATCCCGATGATCGGCGATCCACGATGGGATAGGCAGTATTTTTTGGTCCTAACCTGGTCGCCTAGAGTGCTCGCAAGCAAGCCACGATATCTCGCAGCAGTACAGAGGCTGAGTACAAGGCTGTAGCCAATGCGCCTGCAGAACTTATTTGGGTACAATTTTTGCTTCGTGAGTTGCCAGTACTTCAACGACATCCACCGGTTCTTTGGTGTGATAACATTGGTGCTACATACCTTCCTTACAATCCTGTATTTCATGCACGAACAAAACACATAGAAGTTGACTACCATTTTGTAGAGAACATGTTGCACAGAAGCTACTTCAGATCAAGTTCATCTTCTCTAAAGATCAATTTGCAGACATCTTCACCAAGCCATTGCCGCTACCTTTGTTTGAGGATTGTCGGCGCAATCTCAACTTGCGGAACACGGCTGAGATTGAGGGAGGGTATTAAACTTGTATTTGTAGCCTAGTATATATGACGTGTACTTGTACATGTAATACTCTTATAAATATATACCAACGCCACCCCTTGAGGTCGTGCGATTGACCCAAACATTGTCTAAACCTAATACCCTCGGAGGCTTCCGTGAAGCCTTTTCCTCTTGTGTCTAGATTCCTCCCCCTCTTGGTTTCCGTTTTTTATTAAAAGCGATGCTACATAGTCCATCAAGGAGGAGTTGCCAATCTAGAGGGGTGGTTTTCTGAGAGAACCCATCGGCTCCCCGTTTGCGTCGGCGGGTCGGTGCCTTGTACCTCCTTCGACGGCCTTGCCGGCGCCGGAGCGGAGTGGGGTCGGACCTGTTCGCAGAATATCCGTCCGCAGATTCCAAGATCACGCCGCCTCTGGGAGGGAGTGGCGGCCGCGGCGCGCCCTCAACTCACGGCGATGTGTGTGTCTAGTCGGCTCCCCAGATTCGGGTGTAATTTCTTTCTTTGTTGGCGTTCGTTGTATCAGTAGCAATCCTTAATAAATCTGGGtccttttccaaaaaaatacaTACTACATATATACGTGACCGGTTGTGGTGCGTACTGTACGTACTAGTACTTGTGAGCAGTTAGCCGAGTCGGATTAAGCACAACAAGCTACTTAATTAGGCACGCGTTTATAAGTAGCGTATGACGCACGAGACACATAAATAAATCGAATTAGAATAGAGACCAACCTTCTCTCGTAGACGCATCGATCCATGAATACACTATATATAGGTGGAAGTGCGGGCGTGACCACACACAGCAAAGCCTAACCCTAGACTTGAAGTTGACAAGCTAGAGTTCCTTTCGCCGGAGAAGGAAAGAAGAGGATGGAGACGGGCTTCGTGTTTTCTCCGGCTGATCACGAGCTCACGGACCTCTACCTCGGCGGCCAGCTCGCCGGCCATCCTGTGTTCTCCACCTTGATCCACCATGCCGACGTCTACTCCGCGGCCCCCGCCGAGCTGGTCGCCGGCCGCGAGCACGTGCGCGACCGCGACGGCAACAACGCCTGCTATCTCATCAGCCCCGTGCGCTACGccagcaagaagaagaagacgaagctgcGCACCATCAAGGACGACCCCGGGAAGAGGTACTGGCACTCCGAGTCCGGCAAGAAACCCGTGGAGGGCAGCACCGTCGGCGGCTACGTGCAGGACTTCGTCTATGCGATCAAGAAGGACGGCCACGTTGAGAGGCTCGGGTGGCGCATGAAGGAGTACGGCGTCTCGACGGAGCACGGCGACGGCGACTTCGTGATCTGCAAGGTGTACCGCACGCCTCGAAAGCCGTCGACGCCGCCAACCGCATCGTTGTGCGACGTCACCGAGGATAACTGCAAGAAGAGGAAGGCTGCTGGCGGCCACCCCGAGGATACTACGGCGAGTGCCCGGCAGCGGCACATGGTTGAAAATGACGAACACCCACAGCCTGTGGAGAGTCCCGATCTGCCCGACTTGATCATGTTCGATGACGACGACCACCATGGGCATACTGACACTGGGGATGAAATTATACCCGAGGCAGACCTGTTGGACGCAGCGGAGTTGGACGTCGTCGATCTCGACCAAGAGACAGACTGGTTTGCATTGCTTGCCGGCGTCGAATCCGTCGATCCGCAGCCGGAGATAGACGACGCTGCTCCACCACCTAGCAACTTCTTATGCGACACCGAGCAAGAGTTCTTGAGCTTGTATCACAACGACGCGGTGAGCGAGCCGTGCGCACCAGCAGCTCAGCCAGAGGAGCACACCGAAGGGCTCGTGCTGACCATAACCTCAGACCACCGGATGGATGCGAGCTTGGACGTGGAGGAGGGAGCACAGCCAGAGCCTGAATTCATCTACGGCTTGCCTTCTTGTCCAGCCTTCTCACCTGAGATGATCCGAAGGTGCAGCGACGACGTGCTGATGCCGTGGCCGTTATCACCCACATCCACGGCCATGTTTTTGAGCTAATCATTGTAGTTTCTCGATGCTTTTTTGCTCAATCAGGAACAGCCCATGGTAGAAATCATCTGGGCTCATCTGTAACATTGTACCGTGTACTCTGTGAAGGATCATTGTCCTTTCATCATAATTAAGATGTACAAGTAACGAGTATTTAATCATGAAATTTACTGGACTGCTTGTTCCGTTAGGTAGAGTACATTAAGCCCCTGTTTCTAAGGGTAAgccttttagagatttcaatacggactacatacagatgtatatgtTTTTCTGTGTGTAGTTCATGGTTAAATTGTGTTGTTGAATGATATTACTTGGACCAGAGCTCTCGTCCTGTGTTATGTATATTCAGTTCAATGCCTGTTCTTCTCTCATGTTCAGAGGACACACTGGTATCTGTTCTCTTCGTCCCACGCAGCATAGGTGGAACTCCAACACAAATCGATTTTGGCCCTGACCTTTTGAGATCCCTGCAGATATGGGACTGCAGATTTGCAGCTCTACCTCTGAACTCAAGCAGCGTTTAGtgtatactccctccgttcctttatATAAACTGTATATGTTTTTTGATAAAATTCCACAATGTAAGGTGCATTTCTTCTAATTTCTCATAATCCCTTTTTTTATACCACCAGAATAAATGAACGAATCTCTCTTCTGATTGCATATATCTCATTTTCTAGAAAAAGAAGGAGAGTATCTCTCCCCTGATTTTCAGTATCTCTTCATTTCATAGCTTAACCAATTTACTTGTCACTAACCAACAAATTTGCTAACGGTAATTTTGTCCCGAATTACCTATATTTTGTTCCTTGGTCAACGTGTCCAAAAAATACACCTTAGataaaggaacggagggagtagatgggAACCGAAGAATTGCTACATGGAAACATATCTCCTATAAAATGGAAATGGAGAACTTCCTGAAGTAATGCACGATCAGAAGTCTATTTTTGTAGAGGGGGAGTAATTCAAAGTCCATTTATTTCAAATAATAATCCAGCACTAGATGTTTGACCAAATACAAGTCTATTTTGGTAGTGGGAGTTTATTTATGGTTTGATCCAAATCCAATCATCCAAAGCAGCACAAAAAAAATGGAAGTATTTCTTGACTGCAAGGTGAACTTGTTGGAATTGATCTACGGTTGAAACAAACCCTGAGAGAAAAGGGGGAGCCTTTTGACCCCAGGTGTGCAATGATCGGAAGCACACCACACATCCACACGTTTGGTTTTGGTCCCATGTACCCagcacacacacatatataagaAAAAAGGGGGTTTTCATTATGGATAACAGAACCACCATCTAAACCCACCTAACTGCCGATCCTGAATATGTGCTGAGGTACGTGAAGGCCATCTCCACCACCGGCCACCGCAGAGCTGTGCGTGCGGCAACCCTGCTGCCATCGTCGTCACCGTGCTGCTTCTTCCCCAACATCTCCTCGCTACTGGAGACGCAAAGGTGCAGCCATGGGCTACACAGCGGCTGCATCGAGTACGCAGGAGATATCGCCAAGTACCTGTAAGTTTGTACGCCTCCGCAAAAAGTTGTTGATCTAGTCCGAGATTAGGACCTTATGTTGATTAGCCTAAAGGCTAATTCGTTTAACAGAACTTAGTTGCATGGTTCTGTGTAATAACACTGATATGTATCTATGGTTGTGGTCCCTTTTCGTTGATTGGTTGATTGCTCTTGAACCGAGACAAATGGAGTTTTTTTCTAGAACAAATGTGGCTGCAACCTGGGTTTattgtaattcaaaaaaaaaaacacTCGTATGGTCATTGGTGATGCTACCCTTTTCCACTCGTACTGTCTCTTTTTCCTCCACCGAAACGCCAACTTCTGTTCCCAAGCACATCCAAATTTCTTCTTATAGTTTTGCACAAATTTGAAGCAATTTAAAAATAATTTCTTATTTTAAAACAAACAGTGTTTCATACTGCACTCTCTTTTTTTTAGGCTAAAATGATGGAGTATGAAACGGAGGTTAATACAAGCATCACAGCGCAGCACAAGCTGTTGGGTGAGTAaatctataatacctaaatagttGATCCCCACTACACTAATTCTCTTGACATGCAGCCATCCCACATCAGCATAGTTGACACGTGAGCAGTTTAGTTTCATCACCCAGTAATAGCCAAACAGCGTGGCACTCCATTTCACCCAGTACATGCAGCTGTGGAAGCCCATTAGTCTGGCCCTATCTCTCTGGAAAGAAAAAGCAATTTCAATGCAATACGGCGGTCTCTTCAACTTCGCCATCAAATCGCCGCTCGGATATTCCCTGACTGGTCCGTGTCTTTTACAATACCCCAATCAATAATCATCTGCCTCCTCCGCTCCTTTTTCTTCCTCTTACCAATCTCCCTTTGCCTCTCGCATTGGCTACCTATCTCAACCTTGATTGTTTTGCTTCCATTGCCGGAACTGCACGGTGTCACATCCAACGTGGATTTACTTAGGAGCAAGGAGCCACAACGGTGATGGATGAGTTAGCTGACTCGGTGGGCATTGCCGCCGCCGTTAACTGCCTCGATCTAGCCTTGATCGGTTGCATTACCGTTTGACATCGCCGACCAATCAGCACCCTCGACGACGCCACTATATAGAACAACTGTTGCCGGTGTCAGGTAGGTGTAGTGTGCAAGCGCCAGTGTAGAAGTACAGATCAACAGGTGCCCTCTACCGCCGCAACCGTAGACGTATCGTCCACTGCGTCGGGCTTGGGCAGCATGCGAGCGCTGCTGCAGATCAATAGTTACAGCAGCGGCAAAGGCAACGAGAAGGTGCTCCTTTTTTACTCTTTTCTGTCCTCTTCCTTCGGTTGTTTGTAGCGCCTCCTATCCCCTACTTAGAACATTTTTCTGAATTAATTTCAAATCTTGGAACCTTTTGTTCTATTGTTGCTATGTATTTTTTGGGGAGGAGAATCAACTACCGTTCCTGATGATGCCCAGTACCATTA belongs to Triticum urartu cultivar G1812 chromosome 7, Tu2.1, whole genome shotgun sequence and includes:
- the LOC125518150 gene encoding uncharacterized protein LOC125518150; protein product: MAGSSHGRVHGGGSLTAGAARWTALPPRCLAPRNAPSSAHYLGSSYGYIFFDQTHCLLVNAYTGTKTKSPKLRPGNNFGNYYYGILTTPLNSSNSCLLLCSNTSMIQWKSGTHSWVEQPFASGGARILQIVFFKGQMFAIGFLQRIHIMQFLPQLAMHEVAVVRGGDMVTGHHFKPWLVVCGERLLLVDLSVVSDELYGIHAKCRVFHLDLSTEPAKWVEIEKLENWTLFITFDRRNPTFSCMSPERWGGKSNCIYVARPIEGSDEPWTAIELGQPVSSTTRAVSSSLTRPPSAHND